One Amblyomma americanum isolate KBUSLIRL-KWMA chromosome 8, ASM5285725v1, whole genome shotgun sequence DNA window includes the following coding sequences:
- the LOC144100261 gene encoding uncharacterized protein LOC144100261: protein MPMALMGTAAAPIDTRIDKMGGISCGPDGAALHGPLYVFDPSRESCAELPELTEKRAFFLAVSVQRHLWPVGGVVELKPEVKCTTRIDLPAWPRPHWSDDLTCHRPGTLFTWQRQEASGV from the exons ATGCCGATGGCGCTCATGGGGACGGCTGCCGCCCCAATCGACACGCGCATCGACAAGATGGGCGGCATCTCCTGCGGTCCGGACGGGGCCGCCCTCCACGGCCCACTCTACGTCTTCGACCCCAGCAGAGAATC ATGCGCCGAGCTACCGGAGTTGACGGAGAAGAGGGCCTTTTTCCTGGCCGTGTCCGTACAGCGCCACCTGTGGCCAGTAGGGGGCGTCGTGGAGCTCAAGCCCGAGGTCAAGTGCACCACGCGCATAGACCTGCCCGCCTGGCCTCGTCCACATTGGAGCGACGATCTGACATGCCATCGCCCAGGCACTCTGTTCACGTGGCAAAGACAG GAAGCCTCTGGCGTCTAG